CAATGCCAACGGATTTTCCTTCACGTTTAGCCGCTTCAAGAACAGAAGCGAGCGGCGCATAAGGTGTTACTGCGGAATCATAACCAGTCAACAGAGTGTCGCTACGTGCGCCAACGCTGACAAAACCGTTGGATGTTTTATAACCCGTGGCAAAGGCGCTGGATGCAGCCGCTGAATCGGTGATGATTGAATCGGCCATATGCGTTTTAACGGCGCCCTGTTGCATTCCGTCAACGGCAAGATCGTCCCTTTTATACCAGCGCGCGACGGTTTGAACGGTCTCATCACAACCATCAGGAATCATAATAATGACATTTTCATCGTTACTCCGAAAAAGATTACCATGTCCAGCCATGGCACTGTTGGCAGCCAAGGCGAGGCATCCGGCGATGACCCCAATTCGTGCAAACTTCCCCCATCTTTTGTGCATTTTTTCCCCCTTTTTCTTTTCACAGGTACAAACAAGAGTTCCACTGCACCACGCAGCTGGTTAGTTATCAGGGAGCAACATTATGAAAATATTTGAATTGTAAGAATCTGCATAAGCAACGTGTCAGTTTGCAATTAGAACACGGCAGCGCACACGCTCTCATCGCACAAAATCCCTCTATAATGCCGAATCACGCACAGAGACATTGCGTATCATCTCCACACCATCAAGATCGCGAGAACACGTGGCAATCTTCGCCGGTCAACAGGTCACCATCGCACACTCAAGAAACTCTCATCCAATCACAACCCGTTTCCAACACGATGCTGCTTCTATGACTGATCACCCAAACAGCAGGATGGAGCGACATGATCGGAACAGACAATACGTTGGTGAGTCCTTTTCTTCTTTCGCGACAACCCGTTTCCAGTGTCACGGCCCGGTTGAAAAAACCACTGTGGATTCTGGTGGAACAGCTGCTGGGTTTGCGGCGTTGCCAACAACTCTATGACCGGGTCAGTGCGGAGTACTCGGAGCTCCCTTTTGCTGAGCAGGCGTTAAAGACGCTCAACGTCGGTTATCAATTAAATAGCCATGAGCGGGCGCGCATCCCCGTGTCCGGGCCGTGTATCCTGATTGCCAATCATCCGTTCGGTGGCATTGAAGGGTTAATCCTCATGGAACTGCTCGAAAAGCAGCGACCGGATTTCAAGGTGATGGCAAACGCCCTGCTCAGCCGTATTCCACAATTGCGTGACCGGCTGATCAATGTCGATCCCTTTGGCGGCTCCGATGCCGCCCGCACCAATCTGACGCCGTTGCGCCAGTCGTTGAACTGGCTGAAACAGGGCGGTGTGCTGGTGATTTTTCCCGCCGGAGAGGTGGCCTCCCGACAGAGCTCAGGAGAAATAACCGACCCGACCTGGAGCTCAACCCTGCCCCGTCTGGTACGGCGCAGCAAAGCGCCGGTACTGCCGGTGTTTTTTCCCGGCGAAAACGGGGCCCTGTTTCAATGGGCCGGACGCATCCACCCACGCCTGCGCACCGCTTTACTGCCGCGCATGGTGCTGAACAAAACCGGGCAAACCTTGCCGCTGCGCATCGGTAATCTGCTATCGGCCAAAAAGCTCGCCGCCTTCTCCTCCAATCAGGCGTTAAACGACTACCTGCGTCTGCGCACCTACAGCTTGAATCTGGCGGGTGAAACCAGCGAGGGTACCACTCCCGAACCAGTGACGGAAAAAGGCCAACCCATCTGCGCGGCGCTGCCCGCTGCAACGTTGGAGAGCGAAATGGCCGCCCTGCCCCAACACCAACGGCTGGTGCAAAGTGGTGAATTTGACGTCGTCGTGTTCACCGCAGCGCAGGCCCCGGGGCTGCTCAATGAAATCGGTCGGCTGCGTGAAGTCACCTTTCGCCAGGTGGGGGAAGGCACCGGTCACAGCATTGACCTGGACCGTTTTGACGAGGCCTATACCCACCTGTGTCTGTGGAACCATAAACAACGCGAGCTGGTCGGCGCCTACCGCATCGGACGGGTGGATGAGCTGCTCGGCCGCTACGGCGCCGACGGACTGTACACCTCGACACTGTTCGATTTTCAACCGCAACTGCTGGAGCGGATGCACAACGCCCTGGAATTGGGCCGCTCATTTATCCGTCCGGAATACCAGCGC
This region of uncultured Desulfuromonas sp. genomic DNA includes:
- a CDS encoding lysophospholipid acyltransferase family protein; this encodes MIGTDNTLVSPFLLSRQPVSSVTARLKKPLWILVEQLLGLRRCQQLYDRVSAEYSELPFAEQALKTLNVGYQLNSHERARIPVSGPCILIANHPFGGIEGLILMELLEKQRPDFKVMANALLSRIPQLRDRLINVDPFGGSDAARTNLTPLRQSLNWLKQGGVLVIFPAGEVASRQSSGEITDPTWSSTLPRLVRRSKAPVLPVFFPGENGALFQWAGRIHPRLRTALLPRMVLNKTGQTLPLRIGNLLSAKKLAAFSSNQALNDYLRLRTYSLNLAGETSEGTTPEPVTEKGQPICAALPAATLESEMAALPQHQRLVQSGEFDVVVFTAAQAPGLLNEIGRLREVTFRQVGEGTGHSIDLDRFDEAYTHLCLWNHKQRELVGAYRIGRVDELLGRYGADGLYTSTLFDFQPQLLERMHNALELGRSFIRPEYQRSYAPLLLLWKGIGHYLVNNPEYRYLFGPVSISNDYSTNSRRLMVDTLTRYFMVKEWSGLVSPRLPVPVTPLKIQGISAQQSDPLLRDMEEISALVADLESDNRGIPVLLRHYLSLGGKLLAFNLDPDFGNVIDGLLLVDLHQTERKQLQRYMGREGHASYLVAQQDQTVACA